CGCTTGACCAGCTCAGGCAGGATTTCGGCGGCGTTGCCGTGCAGGGCGATGGAGATGGCCTTGCCTTCGGCGGTGTACTTGGCGATGCGCGCCAGGGCGTCGTCCAGATCAGTGGCCTGCTCGTCGACGTAGCGGGTCTCGAGGCGGAAGTCGATGCGGCTCTGCTGGCACTCGATGTTCAGCGAGCAAGCGCCGGCAAGTGTTGCCGCCAGTGGCTGCGCGCCGCCCATGCCGCCCAGGCCCGCGGTTAGTACCCACTTGCCCTTGAGGCTGCCGTTGTAGTGCTGGCGGCCGGCTTCGACGAAGGTTTCGTAGGTACCCTGGACGATGCCCTGGCTACCGATGTAGATCCAGCTGCCGGCGGTCATCTGGCCGTACATGGCCAGGCCCTTGGCATCCAGTTCGTTGAAGTGTTCCCAGTTCGCCCAGTGCGGCACCAGGTTGGAGTTGGCGATCAGCACGCGTGGGGCGTTGCTGTGGGTCTTGAACACGCCGACCGGCTTGCCCGACTGCACCAGCAGGGTTTCGTCGTCTTCCAGGCGGGTCAGGGTTTCGACGATCTTGTCGTAGCACTCCCAATTGCGTGCGGCGCGACCGATGCCACCGTATACCACCAGCTCTTTGGGGTTTTCGGCGACCTGTGGGTCGAGGTTGTTCATCAGCATGCGCAGCGGCGCTTCGGTCAGCCAGCTTTTGGCGGTCAGCTTGTTGCCACGCGGGGCACGGATTTCTACGTCACGGTACTTGTTGTTGTCAGTCACGGGGATGTCCTCTGCGGTCGTCCGACGGCATGTGTGTGTCGTGGCGACTATACAAACACACCTTTACTTGTATGTACAAGCATAGGCAACTAAAAAAGAGTGACCATTCCTCGGATGAAAAACGAAAAAGGGGCCGCTACGCGCCCCATCGCTGGCAAGCCAGCTCCCACATGGGTCAAGTGAACCCTGTGGGAGCTGGCTTGCCAGCGATGGGGCTGCACAGCAGCCCCCTTTCAGCAATGACAGATCAGTGTGAAATCAGCTCGATCAGGCAGAATCGCCCCTGTACATCCATTTCCAGCAACCCTTCATTGCCATCGACACGCAGGCAGTCATAGCGCCCAAGCTGCTGCGTCTCCTCCCCAGCCAGCCCCACCTCGACGTGAGTGCTGGCGGCAAACAGCAACAGCGTCGAAGCCGAGCTGAACAACCGATTCGAACCATCGAACCACTGCAACCGCGTCCCATACCGCTGCGGCGCATAGATCAGGTTGAAATCGCGGATCGCCCCGCCCAACAGCTTGCAGCTCACCTGGCTTTCGCCACTGAAGGCGAAGGCGTCGAATGGCAGCAACGGCCGGCTGGCCTGGCCATCGACCAGCAGGCGCATACCGTCGCCCTGCAACACGGTGATGATCCGCTGGTACCCGGCGAAGCTGGAAAAACCACCAGACTCCTCGATATCGGCGATCGACAGGCGCCAGCCAAAACCGTCCAGGCTGTCGCCAGCGTCGCGGGTGATCTCTTCGGTGAAACCGCCACCGTTCTTCCAGGGCATGCGCGGATAATCCTGGGCACGCAACAGCTGCAACTGGGTCATTTGCTGAATCGTCCTTCCAGACGGTGACGGGAACCTGGGTGGATAAGGCGCGCGGCGGTGACCGGCTGGCGCCCCGACCAAGTACGGCGGCGGATCAGCAGGCACGGCTCGCCCCGCTCGATCTGCAACAGCTTGCATTCTTCAGCCTCGGCAAGAATCGCCTCGACCACGTGCTCGCCTTCAGTCAGCGGCGCAACCTGCGACAGATAGGCGTAGGGCGTCTGCCGGGTGAAATCCTGCTTGAGGTAATCCGGAGCGATGGCGGCGTTGACGTAGCGGTCCTCGATCTGCACCGGCACGCCATTTTCGTAATGCACGATCAGCGAGTGGAACACCCGCTGACCTTCGCGCATGTCCAAGGCCAGGGCGCGCTCGGAGCCGGCGGCTTCCTCGGCGAGCTTGATCACCTGGCAGCTATGCTGGTGGCCACGCCCGGCGATCTCGTCGGCGATGTTGTTGACCTCGAACAGCGCCGAGCGGCTCTTGGGTTCGGCGACGAAGGTGCCGACGCCCTGCATGCGCACCAGCAGGCCTTCGGCGGTGAGTTCGCGCAGGGCGCGGTTGATGGTCATACGGCTGAAACCCAGCTCGCTGACCAGTTCGCTTTCCGAGGGCACCCGGTGATGAGGCGGCCAGCTGCCGCTCTCGATCTGCTGGATGATCATCTGCTTCACCCGGGCGTAGAGCGGCGCCGGCCCTTCGCCCATCTGGGCAACCAGCGCGGAGACAGGAAGTGTCGGCACGGCGTTGAATCCTTGTGCGGTTGGAGTGAACGGTAGCTTGCCGGAGTTTACCCGGCAGGCAAACGGCTGTATATGTATATACAAGTTAACAATAACAGG
This sequence is a window from Pseudomonas maumuensis. Protein-coding genes within it:
- a CDS encoding HutD/Ves family protein; the encoded protein is MTQLQLLRAQDYPRMPWKNGGGFTEEITRDAGDSLDGFGWRLSIADIEESGGFSSFAGYQRIITVLQGDGMRLLVDGQASRPLLPFDAFAFSGESQVSCKLLGGAIRDFNLIYAPQRYGTRLQWFDGSNRLFSSASTLLLFAASTHVEVGLAGEETQQLGRYDCLRVDGNEGLLEMDVQGRFCLIELISH
- the hutC gene encoding histidine utilization repressor encodes the protein MGEGPAPLYARVKQMIIQQIESGSWPPHHRVPSESELVSELGFSRMTINRALRELTAEGLLVRMQGVGTFVAEPKSRSALFEVNNIADEIAGRGHQHSCQVIKLAEEAAGSERALALDMREGQRVFHSLIVHYENGVPVQIEDRYVNAAIAPDYLKQDFTRQTPYAYLSQVAPLTEGEHVVEAILAEAEECKLLQIERGEPCLLIRRRTWSGRQPVTAARLIHPGSRHRLEGRFSK